The following DNA comes from Devosia litorisediminis.
GCCACGGCAACCGCCGAGGTATCCGAACCACCGCGACCCAGCGTGGTCACCCGGCCATGCGGCGAGACCCCCTGGAAACCGGTGATCACTGGCACCCAGCCATCGCTCAGACGCTTGTCGAGTTCGCTCGGGTCAATTTCGGTTATGCGGGCCGCGCCATGCGCATCATCGGTATGGATGGGCACCTGCCAGCCGGCAAACGAGCGCGACTGAATACCCATTTCGCTCAGCACGATGGCCATCAGTCCGGCTGTCACCTGCTCGCCCGACGCCACCACGGCATCATATTCGCGCGCATCATGCAGTGGGCTGGCTTCATTGACCCAGCCGACCAGTTCATTGGTCTTGCCGGACATGGCCGAGACAACCACGGCAACTTCATTGCCCGCATCGACTTCGCGCTTCACATGCAGCGCAGCCTGACGAATACGCTCGACAGTGGCTACTGACGTGCCACCGAACTTGACGACTATCCGGGCCACGACCCTACCCCGTTCCTCCGGCCGAACCCGCCGGTACGCTCATTGTTGGGCGCTGCAATGCCACAAAGGCGGGGCGCGATCAACTATGATCCGTTGCCCGCGACGCCACGTACCTTGCCTGAGCCATACTGAGCGGGTCATATGGCCCCATCAAGGAGCCTGCCATGACCGCCACCACCATCAATGACGCCGAAATCGCCAAATTCACCGCGATGGCCGAGGAATGGTGGGACCCCAAGGGCAAGTTCAAGCCGCTGCACAAGTTCAATCCCGTGCGCATGAGCTATATTCGCGAGCACCTGCTGAACCACTTCAAGCTCGATGGCGCCGCCATGCGGCCCTTTGAGGGACTGAGCATTCTTGATGTCGGATGTGGTGGCGGCCTGCTCTGTGAACCGCTGGCCCGGCTCGGCGCCACCGCTACCGGCATTGATGCCGCCGAACGCAATATCGTCATCGCCAGGCTGCATGCCGAAAAGTCGGGCCTCGATATCGATTATCAGGCCACCACCAGCGAAGCCCTGGCCGCCCAAGGCAAGACCTTTGACATGGTGCTCAACATGGAAGTGGTCGAGCATGTCGACAATGTGCCGCTCTACATGAAGAGCTGCGCCGATCTGGTCAAACCCGGCGGGTTGATGCTGACAGCCACGCTCAACCGCACCGCCCGCGCCTATGCGCTGGCCATTATTGGCGCTGAACGCGTGCTGCGCTGGTTGCCCGTGGGCACCCATGACTGGAACAAGTTCCTCACCCCCGACGAGGTCAAGGCGCTGATCACCCGTAACGGGCTTGAGGTCACCGCGGAAACCGGTGTCGTATTTCACCCGCTGGCCGATGAGTGGCGCAAATCGCGCGACATGGCGATCAATTACATGGTGATGGCCCAGCGCCCCGCCGCCTGATCCGGCAAGATTTGGACGCTATATTCCAGCCGCTGATGCGCTATGATGGCGGTGCAACTTTGCCCGGAGCCATGATGCGCCACACACTCCTTGTCACTGCCCTGATCATCAGCGTCGCGTTGATCACCCCCGTCTTCGCGCAAAGCGAAGAAGAGGTGATGGCGCGGATCGAGGATTTGCACGGCGAGGCGACAGCGTTTGGCGAGGCCTTTGGCCTGCTGCAGGACGCTTTTCTGTTCGGGGACCCCACAACCATTGCCGATCTGGGTCTCTATCCGCTCACGGTTCGCGCCAATGGCGAGGTCTATGATGTGCTTGAGGCGCAGGATCTGGTCGACAATTTCGATAGCCTGCTGACCCCTCAAACCATCGAGGCGCTGTCAGCGCAGGACTATGCCGACCTGATCGTGACCAGCGAAGGCGTCGGCTTTGGCAATGGCGCCCTGTGGATGACCCTTGTCTGTCTCGACGACAGCTGCACCCAGACGCAATGGGGCATCCTCTCCATCAATAACTAGGCGTCGCACTCAGCCTCGATATCGGCGGCCAATTCGAAGCTCTCTTCCTCGCTCAGGCCAACACCGCTGATATCGCCAACCGGTTCATTGCCCGTGTGCAGGGGGCGCAGTTCGCCCCAGCCGGCCTGCCATTTCACGCCGTCCTGCAGGGTAACAACAACTTCGGAAAATCCGTGCAGCGCCCGTGCACCCTCGGCAGCGTCCAGTGCAGCAGCGACATCGATAAACTCGGCTTCATCGGCGTCCACATCGGCCACCGCATCCCACCAGACCGCAGCCTTGTGGCCAGCACCGCCATCGCTCTCAATCCCCACGGTAACCGCCTGCGGCACTGTGGCGCCAACGGGCACCTGCCGGAAACTCCTATGCGCGTCGTTCATCAGAGCTCTCCTGTGTGTTTGGCTGACTAACGCCCGGACCGCGATTTCGATGCAGTGAGGGCCTATATGAGCGCCAAAAGGGCCATGTCAGCGCCCCACCTGATCACGTCGCGATCATCACGGCAATGTCAGCCGTACCGTACGGTACGGTACGGTTTTCGATTGATCCAATGCTGGAATGGGTTTAAACAGCATCAACCGCGCCTTAGCCCGTTTTGGGTGCACTGAATTTCGAGGACCCCGCAATGCCCGCATATCGTTCCCGTACCACCACCCATGGCCGCAATATGGCTGGCGCGCGTGGCCTCTGGCGCGCCACCGGGATGAAGGATGGCGATTTCGGCAAGCCCATCATCGCCGTGGTCAATTCCTTCACCCAGTTCGTGCCCGGCCATGTCCATCTCAAGGATTTGGGTCAATTGGTGGCCCGCGAGATTGAGGCGGCTGGCGGCGTCGCCAAGGAATTCAACACCATTGCGGTCGATGACGGCATCGCCATGGGTCATGACGGCATGCTGTATTCCCTGCCCAGCCGCGACCTGATCGCGGATTCGGTGGAATACATGGTCAACGCGCACTGCGCCGACGCCATGGTCTGCATCTCCAATTGCGACAAGATCACTCCCGGCATGCTCAATGCCGCCATGCGCATCAACATCCCCGTGGTGTTCGTGTCGGGTGGCCCGATGGAAGCCGGCAAGGCCATGCTCAAGGGCAAGCTGCAGTCGCTCGATCTGGTCGACGCCATGGTGATGGCCGCCGACGACGCCTATAGCGACGAAGAGGTCCAGGCTGTCGAAGAAGCGGCCTGCCCCACCTGCGGGTCATGCTCGGGCATGTTCACCGCCAATTCGATGAACTGCCTGACCGAGGCACTCGGCCTCAGCCTGCCGGGCAATGGCTCGACGCTGGCCACCCATTCCGATCGCAAGCACCTGTTTGAAGAAGCCGGGCGCGTGATCGTGGACATTGCCAAGCGTTGGTACGAGCAGGACGACGCGTCGGTGCTGCCGCGCTCGATTGCGACCAAGGCTGCGTTTGAAAATGCCATGACGCTCGACATCGCCATGGGCGGCTCGACCAATACCGTGCTGCACATTCTAGCGGCCGCCCATGAGGGCGGTGTCGATTTCACCATGGACGATATCGATGCGCTCAGCCGCCGTGTCCCCGTGCTGGCCAAGGTCGCGCCCGCCATCGCCGACATCCATATGGAAGACGTGCACCGTGCCGGCGGCATCATGGCGATTCTGGGCCAGCTCGACCGCGCCGGCCTGATCAACCGCAACGAGCCCACCATTCACATGCCGACCATTGGCGATGCGCTCGACAAGTGGGACATCTCCCGCACCAATTCCGAAAGCGTGCGCAATTTCTTCATGGCCGCCCCTGGCGGCGTGCGCACCACCCAGGCCTTCAGCCAGTCCAACCGGTGGGCCGAGCTGGATCTGGATCGCCAGGGCGGCGTCATTCGCTCGGCCGATGCCGCCTATTCCAAGGATGGCGGCCTCGCCGTGCTCAAGGGCAACATCGCCATCGATGGTTGCATCGTCAAGACCGCTGGCGTTGATGAATCGATCCTCAAATTCACCGGACCAGCCCGCGTCTTCGAGAGCCAGGACGATACCGTCAAGGCCATCCTGACCAACCAGATCAAAGCAGGCGACGTGCTCGTCATCCGCTATGAAGGCCCGCGCGGCGGCCCCGGCATGCAGGAAATGCTCTACCCAACGAGCTATCTGAAGTCCAAGGGCATGGGCAAGGCCTGCGCCCTGCTCACCGATGGCCGGTTCTCGGGCGGCACCTCGGGTCTGTCCATCGGTCACGTTTCGCCAGAAGCGGCCGAAGGCGGCACCATCGGTCTGGTGCGTGAAGGCGACACCATCGAGATCGATATCCCCAATCGCTCCATCACCCTGCTGGTTGGCGAAGATGAGCTGGCCCAGCGCCGTCACGATCAGGATCAGCTGGGCTGGAAGCCCGCCCAGCCGCGCAAGCGCAATGTGACTCAGGCACTGCGGGCCTATGCGGCCTTTGCCACCTCTGCCGCGCGCGGCGCCGTGCGCGATCTCGGTGATCTGGACAAGTAAAACTAGGGGCCCGCGGATCAATCCGCGGGCCCCTGCTACATTTTCGTGACACACCTGTTATCGCGTGCTAGAGGCACGCTCAGCCGAAGGCGGTCTGCCAAGATTGCCGGCTGGTTAGGTTCGATAGCGGGGATTCCACCCTCCCTATCGGACCGACCTAAAACCCCTCAACCTTTCTTGCCGATCTGATCCAGTGTCGCGAAATCCGCGTCGCTGAGTTCGATGCCGGCTGCCGCCACATTGTCCTCAAGGTGCTTCACCTTGCTGGTACCCGGAATGGGCAGAATGACCGGCGAGCGCTTGAGCAACCAGGCCAGGGCAATCTGGCTTGGCGAGGCCTTGTGCTTTTCGGTGATGGCGCGCGCATCCGCATGGCCTTCAACCAGTTCACCACCGGCCAGCGGAAACCACGGAATGAAGCCAATGCCATTGGCGGCGCAGTATTCCAGCACATCTTCACTGTCGCGATTGGCAAAGTTGTAGAGGTTCTGCACGGTGGTGACGTCGAAGTATTTTTGCGCTTCCTTGATGTCGTCCACACTGACATTGCTCAGGCCGGCATGGCGGATAATCCCGTCCATCTTGAGCTGCGCGACCGCCTCGAACTGCGCCTGGCGTGGCGTCTGCTTGTCGATCCGGTGCAATTGCCACAGATCAATCACATCCACCTTGAGCCGTTGGCGGCTCAGCACCGCGCCCTGTCGCAGAAATTCAGGGCGCCCCACATGGTGCCATTCGCCGGGCCCGGTGCGGGTCAGTCCACCCTTGGTGCCCACGATCGTCCCCTTGCCATAGGGTGCCAGTGCCTGCGCAATCAGCTCTTCGCTAACGAAAGGGCCATAGCTCTCGGCGGTATCAACAAAATTGACATTGAGTTCCGGCAGTCGCCGCAGCACCGCCTTGGCGCCCTCGACATCGTCCGGAGGCCCCCAGATACCCGGGCCGGTGATCCGCATCGCGCCAAAGCCGAGGCGATTGATCGTCAGATCACCGCCAATGGAAAACGTGCCCGCAAGGGCTGCGTCCAGAACTGTCATATTGAATTCTCCGCATGGTCGCGCCAGGAATGGCGCTCGGAACTAGTTGTGTTCGTCAGGCAGGTCCGGCAGCGGCAGAAACTCGATGCCGTCCTCTGCCAGCCCGGCGACCTCGTCATGCGTCGCCTCGCCATAAATGCCGCGCGCCTCGACCTCTTCGAAATGGATCTTGCGCGCCTCTTCGGCAAATTTGTCACCGACATAATCGGCTTCGCTGGTGACCTTGTCGCGATAGGCCCGCAGCATTTCGCGGATCTTGGCGGCCTCGGGGTGACCGGCGCTGACCACAACCTTGTCGCCGTCACTACGGGCCACGGCGGGCGCCATCAGCGCCTTCTCAACATCGCCATCGCCGCACACCGCGCAGGTCACCAGACCGCGCGTCTTCTGCTCATCAAACGCTGCAGCGTTCCTGAACCAGACGTCGAACTGGTGGCCTTGTGAGCATTGGAGGGAATACTGGATCACGGCAAAACTTCTCGAGCGCCTCTATGGCGCGGCTGTAGCAGAATAGCTGGTTTTGACCTAGCGCGGCAACGCGGCCGGCGTGGCGAAGGTTTTTTCATTGGCAAGAGCGGGAATCCGCCCTCGCGCATCCGCGACCAACTCCGGCGTAATCTCGGCCACCAGCACGCCGGGCTGGTCATGATCAAGCTCGCCCACAACCCGACCCCAGGGGTCGATAATGATGGAATGGCCATAAGTAGCCCGGCCATTGGCGTGCTGTCCGCCCTGCGCCGCAGCAATCACATAAGAGCCTGTCTCGATCGCCCGGGCGCGCAGCAGCACATGCCAGTGCGCCTGCCCGGTTGGCACCGTA
Coding sequences within:
- the ubiG gene encoding bifunctional 2-polyprenyl-6-hydroxyphenol methylase/3-demethylubiquinol 3-O-methyltransferase UbiG gives rise to the protein MTATTINDAEIAKFTAMAEEWWDPKGKFKPLHKFNPVRMSYIREHLLNHFKLDGAAMRPFEGLSILDVGCGGGLLCEPLARLGATATGIDAAERNIVIARLHAEKSGLDIDYQATTSEALAAQGKTFDMVLNMEVVEHVDNVPLYMKSCADLVKPGGLMLTATLNRTARAYALAIIGAERVLRWLPVGTHDWNKFLTPDEVKALITRNGLEVTAETGVVFHPLADEWRKSRDMAINYMVMAQRPAA
- the ilvD gene encoding dihydroxy-acid dehydratase produces the protein MPAYRSRTTTHGRNMAGARGLWRATGMKDGDFGKPIIAVVNSFTQFVPGHVHLKDLGQLVAREIEAAGGVAKEFNTIAVDDGIAMGHDGMLYSLPSRDLIADSVEYMVNAHCADAMVCISNCDKITPGMLNAAMRINIPVVFVSGGPMEAGKAMLKGKLQSLDLVDAMVMAADDAYSDEEVQAVEEAACPTCGSCSGMFTANSMNCLTEALGLSLPGNGSTLATHSDRKHLFEEAGRVIVDIAKRWYEQDDASVLPRSIATKAAFENAMTLDIAMGGSTNTVLHILAAAHEGGVDFTMDDIDALSRRVPVLAKVAPAIADIHMEDVHRAGGIMAILGQLDRAGLINRNEPTIHMPTIGDALDKWDISRTNSESVRNFFMAAPGGVRTTQAFSQSNRWAELDLDRQGGVIRSADAAYSKDGGLAVLKGNIAIDGCIVKTAGVDESILKFTGPARVFESQDDTVKAILTNQIKAGDVLVIRYEGPRGGPGMQEMLYPTSYLKSKGMGKACALLTDGRFSGGTSGLSIGHVSPEAAEGGTIGLVREGDTIEIDIPNRSITLLVGEDELAQRRHDQDQLGWKPAQPRKRNVTQALRAYAAFATSAARGAVRDLGDLDK
- a CDS encoding aldo/keto reductase; the encoded protein is MTVLDAALAGTFSIGGDLTINRLGFGAMRITGPGIWGPPDDVEGAKAVLRRLPELNVNFVDTAESYGPFVSEELIAQALAPYGKGTIVGTKGGLTRTGPGEWHHVGRPEFLRQGAVLSRQRLKVDVIDLWQLHRIDKQTPRQAQFEAVAQLKMDGIIRHAGLSNVSVDDIKEAQKYFDVTTVQNLYNFANRDSEDVLEYCAANGIGFIPWFPLAGGELVEGHADARAITEKHKASPSQIALAWLLKRSPVILPIPGTSKVKHLEDNVAAAGIELSDADFATLDQIGKKG
- a CDS encoding DUF1178 family protein, producing MIQYSLQCSQGHQFDVWFRNAAAFDEQKTRGLVTCAVCGDGDVEKALMAPAVARSDGDKVVVSAGHPEAAKIREMLRAYRDKVTSEADYVGDKFAEEARKIHFEEVEARGIYGEATHDEVAGLAEDGIEFLPLPDLPDEHN